The stretch of DNA CATGCCGAGCGCTCATATTCTGCAACCTGCTCATCGGTAAAGCTGTCATCAGCGGCCGCTACCATGGCGTCAACCAGGTCAAGTTTGATGACCTGTTCCGCCAGCCTGGTTTTGCCGGCCTCCATTGGACCACCGGAGACAAACACAACGGGTATGTTCAGGCGTAACGCTGCCATCAACATGCCGGGAGTGATCTTGTCGCAATTCGAAATGCACACCAACGCATCCGCGCAGTGGGCGTTAGCCATATACTCCACAGAGTCAGCAATAATCTCTCGCGATGGCAAGCTGTAGAGCATGCCGTCATGCCCCATGGCTATGCCGTCATCAACCGCAATAGTGTTGAATTCTTTAGCCACTCCACCGGCTTTTTCAATCTCGCGGGCAACCAATTGTCCCATATCCTTAAGATGTACGTGGCCGGGCACAAATTGAGTGAAGGAGTTGGCAACAGCGATAATGGGCTTGCTGAAGTCCTCTGTCTTCATGCCGGTGGCGCGCCATAGCGCCCGGGCACCGCTCATATTTCTGCCTTGAGTGGACGTATGCGATCTGTATACTGGCATAGTAACTTTCCTTCTGGCCTTCTGTGTGAAGTGTCTGGTCGGCTTGCAATTCAACTCAACCGGCAAGCTGCCATTGTGATAAAAATTACGCCATGACGGAAGTGAAATATTATCAAGTTTCTATTGCAAAAAACGAAATGCGTCAATACGACGCAGCCTGCCCGCTGGCATCTGCGCCGCAGCTGCTTTATTCTTCCAGGAAAGCCTCAGTTTTTTCTGAGCCATAAAACACCCTGAATTTTCTTTGTGGAGAGCTGTCATGAAATCATCGGCTGAGCAGACCAAACAGCAAGAGGCGCCATCCATATCCCGCCGCAATTTGCTGATGACCCTGCCGTTTTTACCCTTTGCAACACGTGCCATCGCCCAACAGAGCGGCACGGCAGCGCCAATCCCGGTTATCGGCCTGCATAATTTTGGACTGCGGGTAAGCGATGTACAGCGTTCACTGGAGTTTTACCAGGGGCTGTTTGGTTGTCGCGTCATGTCGCGTGTTGCCGACAAAATCGCGCTGCAGGTCGGCGAAGGCAATCAGTACTTCTCCCTTGCACCGACACGCGCTGGCGAGCAGCCACACATCAGTCACTTTGGCCTGAGCGTTGTTGATGCCAATCGCTACAGTCTGCAGAACCGCCTTTCCGAGCACGGCATTACCCGCACAGTCGACAGCATGGCCGTGACATCACGCCCGCTAAGCCGCGCGATGCGGAGCTGGCTGGCTCGTCTGCCTGGCGAAGGCGACACGATGCTGGCCGACAACCATGAGCTGTTTGTCGCCGATCGTGACGGCGTCGTATTCCAGTTATCGGCAGCCAGTTCCTGCGGAGGCGGCGATGATGCCTGCAACCCGGAACCGGCGCCGGCACCGGGACTGATCCAGCTGCGTGAAATCAACCACATGACGACTTACGTCTCGAATTTTCAGCTCAGCAATGAGTTTTATCAAAATCTGTTTGGCCTGGAAGTTCAGGCCTATCAGGGGACCTTCCCGCTGCTCGGCCTGGGCGATGGCAGACAGTTCCTGATGTTTGTTGGTGGCACCCAGCCAGGCACCCCCGCGCAAGCAGGTCGAATCGACCACGCCAGCATCAATATTGAGGACTTTACTGAGGAATCCGTGCTGCAAAGACTTACCGACTATGGGCTGAGTCCGCGACCAGAAGGCGCGACTGCCGAACCGCTGCAGCACTGGGTAAGCCGACGTATGCCGGATCGGGGCGGCATCCCGGGCGGCACGCCCGAGGTTTATTTCGCTGATCCGGATGGCATCCACATTCAGCTTCAGCATCACACCTATTGTGGTGGCGGCGATGAGTTCGGCGGGGATTGCAGCCAGTAGTACCTTCCAGAACGGGCAGATAGGTATCGTTAACTGATGCCTATCTGATCACCCAGACGTGCCAGATGCCGCATGGTCTCGTCGCTTGCTTTCTCCATTTGGCCAATGGCGTTAATCGAGCCTTTCAAATCACCACTGACGCGCAGAGTCAACGCTTCTCGCCCGCCATTGTGGACGCCGGCATGCGGGGTCTCCAGCGCGGCATAACCATCCAGGTGACTGAACTGCTCAGCACCCTGACCCTGATAATACCATTTACCCAGACGACACTGATGATGATCAGCGATTTCCTCGTTGGCTGGCTGATTGCTCAGCCAGCGATCATAGATCACCTGCTTCCACACCATATGATCCAGCTTGACGGTCTCCAGAAAGCTGGCCATGGCCTCACTGGTGATAGTGCTGTGCATGGATCGAGAATGTTCAATCAAGCGTTCAAGTGATTGTGAGGTATCCGTCGCGTCCTCCATCATAGCTGCGCAATGGTTCAGGGTTGAAGCCATATTCTTGTCGGCTTCCTGAGTGTTGGTGTCGATAGCCGCTACCAGCTTGGAGATTTCGGCGCTCGCCTCACCAGCCCGCTGAGCAAGCGTTCGCACCTCGTCAGCAACCACCGCGAATCCCCGCCCTTGCTCTCCTGCGCGGGCAGCTTCGATAGCCGCATTCAACGCCAACAGATTGGTCTGCTCAGAAATATTGTTGATGATGCCGACAAATTTGGTAATCTCATCAGCCGAACCACGCAGACGGGACACACCCTGATAGGTCTGCTCTACCTCGTCGTTAACCTTGTTCAGACCACTCATCAAAGACACCATATTGCCAGATGACTGGTCATAGATACTGGCCGAACTGGCAATATTGTCTTTTTCTGTCAATAGATGGTTGGCCAGCGCGGCGATTCGCCCACGAATCTCATTCAGAGGCTTGAGACCGTCAATGGCCATACGCATGACACCTATGTCCTCGTAGTCTCTTGAATACTCAGCCAGCTCACTTTCCAGTTCAGCAATGCGATTGTCGCGTTGCTGCAACTCCTGTTGCTGCTCCTTATTCTGACGACTGAGCTGCTCGCATTCTTCCTGCAACTCGAGGTAACGACTTTTTTTGATGAACATGAGGTGTATTTTCTCCTGAGCGGACGACAGATGAACAACGGATCAAGCAGTCTCGATATTAATCGTCCGATTCAGCGAATACTTTACCCCCGGGCGGCGCCGTTAGCCTTAAGCAGGCAAGCGCAACCGCGTTTTCATCGAAATCACTCAAGCTCTATGTCGGTGGCATCAGAGCAGCTATACGCAGACCAGCCTGCACCACGACGTGGTTCATACTGACAGTGCGAGCGACGCTGACCTCCAAACTGTCGCGGTGCCACATTTTTTTCTGCCAAAACGAACGACCGCAACTGCTGGCCGTTGACACGCAGCTCATACTCACCCGCCTGCAGCCCATGAATATTCAAGGCAATGTCCAGCTCAAACGGCTCCATTGCCATGGTGCAGGCCACGGACTCAGGATCGCGCAGCCAGGCATTGTCGCGGTAATAGACATACACATCGAGTGTATTGCCATGTCGCTGCTGCTCGATCCTGCCAACTTCCGGGCAGCCGCTGTTGAAGGTCCCGGCCAGGTGAATGAACATCTGGCGGGGCAGACCGGTGGTTGAACTGGTCCAGACCTCATCGACATACTGTGCGTCCAGCAAAACGCCCTCATGCAGGCGGGCGACTCGCCACAAACCGTCGCCAGCCGGTTCCAGCAGCACATCCTGAAAACGTCCGGGCTGCCCCTGCGCAATAGCCGATGGAATGACCAGTGTCTCCGTTTCTGCATCATATACCGGCTGCGCCTCTGCCCGGGCAAGGCCGGCAATGGCTAGCAGCAATGACGCCCCGAAAAGTGTTCCATTTTTCATGATAAGGCTCCTTTTCACATCAGACATACTAATGTTGGTTTTACAAACTCCATGATTTCACATCAACCGCTGTGCTGTAATCAAGCTGTCATGAATCTGTCGTATTTTATCCGTAGATGTTTTTGTTTCGGGAGCCATGATCATGATCCGGTTGACAGCACTGCTCACGCTTGGCGTGATGGCCACCATAAACTGCCTGCATGCCGATGAAATAGCGGAAGTATCTATCGACTTGCTGCACCCTACGCAGGCATTTATTGCCCATGATCAGGTTAATTATAAACTCGGGCGCTATCGTATCGATCGTCAGAAACTGTTTGATGATCTTTGCGAAACCTGGGGTCAGGGCGATGACGCTATCATTAATGACAATTCCCGCAGCACGGATCGAAGCAGTTTTCGTTGTACGTTATCAGATCAGACCGGGTTTCGGTTGCAGGATATGAAGACGGCTGTCCGGGGGCCTCAGGGGCGGCTGTATCTGACTGACGGCCATCACACATTCAGCACCTTTGCCGATTTTGAAGAAACCGGCCCCGGGCTTATTGTGCCCGTGGTGATAACACACGACCGGTCTGATCTGGACGAAGCGGCATTCTGGCAGTGGTTGCAGGACAACGATCTGACCTGGCTGTATGATGCCGACGGTCAGATGATTGCGACCGCTGACATCCCCGCGCGCCTGGGAAGGGATTCGCTGGCTGATGATGCTTACCGCGCGGCATTGTATTTTCTGCGCGAGCGAGTCTGGAACCGCCCGCAGCCAGCCATGCCATTTGCGGAATTCTACTGGGCACAACATATCCGCAGCCATCCGCATCTGCAGCAACCAGACCTTCAATCCGCGCAGAGTTGGCTCCGCTGGCTGGAACGCATTACCGGGCACATGCTGGCGCTGCCGGCTGATACCGTAATCGGCCCGAATGGCGAAGGTCCTGATGCCATGGGGCGAATGTCGGCTGAAGAGGTCAGAGCCCTTGATTCACTGGTGTGCGACCACGGCGAGCCCGGACGACTGGCGCTGGCCCTGGCTGCCCGCGGCATCCCTGCCACCTGTCATGCCCTCGGGCAACATGCCGAACACAGCATCGTGTTGTCTGCACCGGACAACGATGTCACCGGACTGAGCTGGCATTGAGCAGCTTGTCCGTGGTGCGGCGACACACAAATACCAGGCCTATTCGGCTTCCTGTTCGGCCACCCGGGCACCAGCCAGAATGCCGGGCAGGGCGTAATTGCCTTCGTGGCAGGCATACTCGTATATGGGCCCCGGCACCGATCGCATAGGCAATTCCCCGCGCCACACTTGCGTGTAGACTGCCGGATCGTCCACCTCAAACTGATACAGAATGGTATCTTCATCCATACGCGTAAAACGTTCAGTGACTTTGGCATCCGACGATACCCAGAAGTAATGACGCAGGGATCCGCGTGGTGCTTCCAGCGGATGGAAATTGGTTGACTCCACCACCAGAGTATTGCCTTCGTAACGCCCAACGCTGTCACCCAGCCATTTCGGCAAGCCACGTGGATCATGCGATGTATTCAGGCGAATGATGCGTGCATCATGATTCATTTCAGCCAGAATCATCACATAATCCTCCGTCTGCACAATCTGGCTGTGATTGTTGTACAGAACCGGCATCATGGGCGGCCCACCGGACGAACCAAAGCCAACCAGACAGCGCTCGGCTGCACCGCGGGTTTCCGGCCCATCAAATGCCCCGGCACCTTCCGGACGGGTTCTCAGGGTCGAGCGGATACCTTCGCGCCAGGGCAGACGACCGTTTTCCGGATCGACAATGATGGAAGTCCGATACATACCATCAATCATCGCCATTTGCTCACCGGGATCCATCCAGAACGCATCATAACCGCCCACGTCGTCGTCGCCACGACCGCTGCGATTATTGCGCAAGTTATCCAGATAACGCTCCCCGTCGGTACCTATGGTGGCGACCTCTTCCGCGGTCAGGGCGGCGCGACCCTCAAATTGTGGACCGCGTTCCAGATTTGTCACGGTGGCTATATTCCAGACACCCTGCAGATCCGGGTAGCCATGTTCTGTCAGCGGCGGTGTCCAGCTTTGAGCCTGGCTCAGGCTGCTGAATGCAGCAGCGGCGATTAACAACGACAAGGATCGATACATGATTTTATGCTCCGTCGGGTCACTCATCTTGAATTATTCCGTGATTAAGCATATCAACGCGGCACCACAATGACCAATGCTGCCGCTTCCTCTTCGCAGTTGCGGTTAGCAGGCATGCCGCGGCCGCTGAAAGCGGCTATCTCGCGCGCCGCTTGCTGCATATCATTTGTGAAGTCGGGGTTAGACTGCAACACAGCCACAGTGGCTGCCGCTACAATCTGACCTTGAATAACATCCATAGGCCAGTGCACGTTGCAGACCATGCGGCTGTCGCCAAAAGCCAACCCTCGCTTGAATATCTCCTCACTTCGTTCAGGCGCCAATTCACTCAGTATCAACGCCCACGCCCAGCCAATGGCTGTATGGCCGGAAGGGTAGGAACCATCTGTTGAGAGGGTTTCTTCCTGACCCGCCGCGCAGATCGGCTCGCCATTTGTGACAAATGGACGGGTACGCTGGTAGTGGTCTTTGGCGCTGTAGGTGGCCAGACCGGCATCGGGTAATGTACGGCGCAGCAACTGATAGAGATAAGGCGTGTCCTGCTGGTTGATCGGCATATCCAGCGCACAAGAGAATGTGCCGGCCGCTGACGGGAAACTCAGATCATTATCGAGCACGGCCAGAGCCCAGCGTGGGGTGTCACGCAACCCCAAAAGCCGCTGGTTGACGGATTGCTCCCATGCAAAGGCTGCCGAATCGGCCTCCGGCACCGGCGGAATAATACCCAGCGCATTGGGCAGCTCTGACTGAGCCAGGTAACCACGCAAGATCCCCGGCCGGATTTCCTCAACCGGGGCTGGCTGCGCCTGCAACCCTGGCATCAGGGTTACTCCCAACAGGACAAACAGGCCAAGTCTTGAAGCGAGTCGATTATTATTACTATTCATCACTTTTTCTCTGCAGTGTTGTGTATCGATAACAATCGATCCGGCCCAACCGGATTCCAGCGCGAGACTTTGCCGATTGGCGTGACCAGAAGCGTATCCGTTAAACCGGCCTGGAGCAATCTGCTGAATGTCTCAGTTTCCGTCACTTTCGGGTCCAGCCAAAGATCCAGTGTGGGCGTATCACTCGCCAGCATCAAGGGTATGGATTTTGGGTGAATTGCCAGCCATTGTTCGTCTGGCGGAGGCGGCAAGGTAATAATACTGGCGGAAAGCACCGTTTCGCCGGTTTCTTTGTTAAGCCACTCTTTGTACAAACCACCAAAGGCAATTGCCGAATCCGGCAGCGCAATGCGGTGGTAAGTCTTGCCATCTCCCAGGCCTTCGATAAACGCAGACGCCGGGATTATGCAGCGCGACTGCCGGAACAGCTCATAGCCAAATGATTTCGGGTCATTGAGTTTGTCAGCACGGGAGTTAAAACTGGTGTACCGCGACGGCTTGAGTGTTGCCGGATCCAGAATGAGCCACCAGATGGCATCGCTCACCAGGCGCTGCTCACCAACCTGTCTGACAATACTGATCAGTGAGGCTGGCGATATGTCGGGGGCGAACCTGAAACCCGGAGCCAACTCTACGCCCAGGCTGCTAAGCAATGCCCGGACCTGAAGGCTGTCGATGACGTTAAAGCGTCCGCACATGGTTTTCCTCCACACCTAAGAGGCTCAGCATAAGTCTGCCTTCCAGGTGCGCGAACAGATCTGCCGCTTCACTTCGCTGGGATGCAGGCAAATGCTCCTCGATCCATTTTATGAAAACTCCGGCAATGTTGTGCGTAATAAGCCGAAACGGTGGCACCTCACGCACGGCCAGACCAACCAGCTCGAACCATAAAGCAATGACCGGTCGCCACGCTGGCTGATGGCATTTTATGGTCAAGGCTCCCAGCAACTGATCTGCAGGTAGCTGCTGATTACCTAATTCAGCATCCAGCTGATCTGAGAGCCCCTGCACAATCAGATCCATAGAGTGTCTGAGCAGGGTCTCTTTGCTGCCAAAGTAATAAATCAGCATCCGGTCACTGGTACCGGCCGCTTTAGCCAGAGCCCGAATCCCTTGCCCGGTTACACCATGAACGAGCAAGTGACTGGCGACAGCTCCCGCCAACTGGTCTTTTTTGTCAGTCATACGCAAAAGGATGTAGCACTCGCTACATTTTTCCATTAAGCTGTAGCATCCGCTACAGGAGAATTGTCATGAACGTCTACCGTATCGTATCACTGATTTGTTTTATTCCGCTGATTGTTGTCACAGGCATCGCGCTGGCAGATGTGGGACTGATCGGCATATTCCGCCTGTTATTGGACAGCTCCGCTGGCTGGCAAGTCTTTGTCGACCTGGCATCCGCACTGATATTAACGCTGATGTTTCTGCGGGACGACGCGCGCAGAAGGAACATCCGCTTCTGGCCCTGGGTTCTGGCAACGCTTATGACTGGTTCAATTGCACCTTTACTGTACCTGATAATCTACGGCTACCAGTCAAAAAACGAGTGACAGCCCGGCGCCTGCGGGTCTTCAAACAGCTGCTATACTGACGCCTGTTTGTATTCTGATGCGTGAGGCATACTGATGCAAAACTATCTGACAGCGATGCTGCCCGACGAATATGGGGAGGTTTCAGTTGCCGGTGACTGACCGGGATCTCTCAGCGGCCCAGGTGCCGGTAGATGGTGCTGGTTATTTCTGCTACCAGGGGATTCAGCAATGCCTGAGAAGCATCAAAGTCGCTGCCTTTCAGGTTCTCGGTGAATATCGCGACAGCCAATGTGCTGTCCGGCAACATAATGAAGCCAATATCATGTGACACCGGACCATTCTCACCGGTCTTGTGAGCCACTTTCACGCCATCTGGCACCCCGGCTGCGATTTTTGTTCGCACGGTCTGAGCTGACAACCACCTCATAATCTGATCGCGTGAGTCATCGCTCAGCAAGGTGCCGCTATAGATCGCTGTGAGCAGCGCCAGCGCATCAGGCGCATTGATATAATTATCTTTGGCGGGCGGCTCAGGCGCTTCAAACATCTTGCGACCAAAGTGCATCAGCTCCAGCCCCAGCTGCGCAGCCAGCCCTGCCATGGCCGGGTAACCCACTACATCAACCAGTACGTTGGTCGCGGTATTATCACTGATAGTGACAGTCAATTCGGCAAGTCGACCCAGCGTCACGTCCTGAGGCTGCGCTTCCTCCTGCAACACCCCGTATCCACCCACCACATCTGCCGGCGAGACTGTGGTTGTCTGCTGCAAAGTGAGCAGGCCGGCATCCACCTGTTGCATCAGAGACGCAACCAGCAGCATTTTGATGGTTGATGCCGGAGCATACGACAGAGCATCTCCCATCAACAGCGTTGCACCAGCAGAGCCGCCTTCCAGTGCGCTGACGCCGACCGACACCCGGATACCCTGATCCCCGGCTTGCTGCAGGGTTTCGCGCAGCTCCGCCTGCAGCGAATTAAAGTCTGCCGATGCCGGTGCAATCCAGCAGGCAGCGAGAAGTACCGCCATCCATTTCCGAAAGCAAGCCATCAGAAATACTCCTGTTCAGGTGATCCAAAACATCAGGACCAGCGTTTTTTTTACTGAGGTGAACAAACTTGCATACACTATCCTACCAGCGTAGCGCAGCCGCGCTAAGAACTTTGTTCGTGGCCGACGCACTTGCCATGCCAGTTCACTGGTATTACAGCGTCGCGGATATATTCCGGGCTTTCCCGGGGGGCATACAGCGCCTGGAGGCCGCGCCTGCCAGACACCCTTCGTCAATCATGTCCCTGCACTCGACAGCTGGTGGGGGCCGGCATCATGGGAAACCGGCACCTTCCAGGCAGGAAGTTGTCGGGACACTAATCCTGAAGGGCCGCCATGAATTTTGGAACCAGAGAAGTATTCATTACCATCAGGGCATGCAGGCCGGCGAGAACACTCTGAATGCGCATTGCGCTCGCGTGCTGATGCGCTGCCTGGCCGCAAACGGCGGCGAATACAAACCGCAAGCTTTTCTGCAGGACTATATTGCGTTCATGACTGCCGATCCGCCACAACATAATGACACCTATGCAGAATCCTATCATCGTGGTTTTTTCGCCAACCTGCAGCGTGGGTTGCCACCTGAACGGTGCGCCGCAATAACGCATGATACGCCGTCTATTGGCGGACTGGTCACAATCGCGCCGTTAGTTCTGAGCCAACGTATTGGCGGCATCGGGCTGGATACCGTCAGGTCGAATGTCCAGACCCATCTGAGCCTGACCCATCCTGACGCGCTGCTGGCGCAGCTTTGTGACGCCTATGTGGTTCTGATTGATCAGCTATTATCTCGCGATTTAAACACACACCCTCAGGAGATAATCGCTGACATTGCAAGCGCCAGCATCGGTCTGAATCTACCAAGGTTGATCGCCAGCCAGCCGGATGACCGGGAAGTCATCGGCCGCCGGTTCTCCAGCGCCTGTTACATTGATGGCGCCTGGCCTGGTGTTTTATACCTGCTGTATAAATACTATGACAAGGCCGGTCAGGCATTGCTGGCCAACACCAATCTGGGCGGGGACAATGTGCACAGAGGAGCAGTACTGGGCGCGCTGCTGGGCCTAATCGGCGGACAGACGATTGAGGCGTGGTACACGCAACTGCATGACCACGCCGCTATCGACTCAGAGATTCAGAGACTGCTTACTGAGCCGTCGCCGCACTGATGGTATGGCCAAAAAACACTGCGTTCATAAACAACCGGGTGGTGCCATACCAGAAAGCGCGGAAGTTGGGATTATCAGTCATGGCAATCACCCGGCCGCTGCCCTGACGGCTGACCACAATCGCAGCCGTACCGGCAATTTTCTCCAGGTTCTCTGCGGAAATATAACCAGCAGCCAGGGGATCATCTGAATAAATCAGTGGTGTCGCATAGGGATTATCAGCCACTGCCATAAATTGGGCGTTGTCCCTGAAGACCCTGATCAATGCCGAGTTATAGCCATACCCCAGGGGATGCGTCAGATCCAGTCGGGCATTAAAAATGCTGCCACTGATCAATTGTTCTCCGCTGTCTCTGACCTGTTCCGCATAAGAACGAAGTGCCTGGTCACCCTCTTCATCCTCAATGAGCTTGATTGACGCCAGCTCCTCTCTGGCCGCCCAGGCAAGTGCTGTCTTGTAAACAATCAGCGTTCCACCGTCCTGCACCCAGGACTTGATAGCCGCAGCGTCGACTCCGGAATAATTACCACTGGCCATGACCAGCACATTGTAACGGTGCAAATCAGCCTGCCGAAGGCGCGGAATAGTAAGCAGGGACACTGGCATGGCAAATTTCTGGTCCAGTGCGTGCCAGGCTTCACCCACTTCGGAGGCCCGCACACCCTCACCCACCACAATGGCGATCTCCGGCTTGCGCAGATTCGCGTGGCTGCGACTACCCAGATCAATGCCCTGTTGACTCAAGCCACTATTGAGCACATACACTGACAGGCCATCATCCTGAGACGCCTGTTGCATAAGCTCACGAATCGTTTCCTGAGACACATCCTGCGGCCCGGCTGCCACCAGCACTGTCCCGTAGTCAAACTCACGCGCGCCATCGCTGGTCATTGCCGTAAATGGTTCAGTTGCGACACGCGCCCTGACCCCAGCGTCCAACAGTCGATAAAGCGCTCGGGGCGCGTAGAACTCATCCCACTCAAAAGCGTAGACATAGGCATCCTGCGGTCCGACCAGCTGACCTGCAGGCAGGTCATCGATATCTATCTGGACGCCAAGCAAACCCGCATTGAATTGTCTGCGCTCCAGGGCTGCAAATGGCGTGTTAAACGCGAAAGGGAAGGTCCAGGCCGAAATATCGTAAAACAGAGTATCGGGGAACTCTGTTCGCTGCTCAAACACTGACTCGATAAGACGATACTGATCCTGTTCCAGCGGGACAATGTACGCGCGACCTGC from Pseudohongiella spirulinae encodes:
- a CDS encoding acid phosphatase → MNSNNNRLASRLGLFVLLGVTLMPGLQAQPAPVEEIRPGILRGYLAQSELPNALGIIPPVPEADSAAFAWEQSVNQRLLGLRDTPRWALAVLDNDLSFPSAAGTFSCALDMPINQQDTPYLYQLLRRTLPDAGLATYSAKDHYQRTRPFVTNGEPICAAGQEETLSTDGSYPSGHTAIGWAWALILSELAPERSEEIFKRGLAFGDSRMVCNVHWPMDVIQGQIVAAATVAVLQSNPDFTNDMQQAAREIAAFSGRGMPANRNCEEEAAALVIVVPR
- a CDS encoding ParB/Srx family N-terminal domain-containing protein; the protein is MIRLTALLTLGVMATINCLHADEIAEVSIDLLHPTQAFIAHDQVNYKLGRYRIDRQKLFDDLCETWGQGDDAIINDNSRSTDRSSFRCTLSDQTGFRLQDMKTAVRGPQGRLYLTDGHHTFSTFADFEETGPGLIVPVVITHDRSDLDEAAFWQWLQDNDLTWLYDADGQMIATADIPARLGRDSLADDAYRAALYFLRERVWNRPQPAMPFAEFYWAQHIRSHPHLQQPDLQSAQSWLRWLERITGHMLALPADTVIGPNGEGPDAMGRMSAEEVRALDSLVCDHGEPGRLALALAARGIPATCHALGQHAEHSIVLSAPDNDVTGLSWH
- a CDS encoding ADP-ribosylglycohydrolase family protein, with translation MHTLSYQRSAAALRTLFVADALAMPVHWYYSVADIFRAFPGGIQRLEAAPARHPSSIMSLHSTAGGGRHHGKPAPSRQEVVGTLILKGRHEFWNQRSIHYHQGMQAGENTLNAHCARVLMRCLAANGGEYKPQAFLQDYIAFMTADPPQHNDTYAESYHRGFFANLQRGLPPERCAAITHDTPSIGGLVTIAPLVLSQRIGGIGLDTVRSNVQTHLSLTHPDALLAQLCDAYVVLIDQLLSRDLNTHPQEIIADIASASIGLNLPRLIASQPDDREVIGRRFSSACYIDGAWPGVLYLLYKYYDKAGQALLANTNLGGDNVHRGAVLGALLGLIGGQTIEAWYTQLHDHAAIDSEIQRLLTEPSPH
- a CDS encoding CZB domain-containing protein — translated: MHSTITSEAMASFLETVKLDHMVWKQVIYDRWLSNQPANEEIADHHQCRLGKWYYQGQGAEQFSHLDGYAALETPHAGVHNGGREALTLRVSGDLKGSINAIGQMEKASDETMRHLARLGDQIGIS
- a CDS encoding SOS response-associated peptidase is translated as MCGRFNVIDSLQVRALLSSLGVELAPGFRFAPDISPASLISIVRQVGEQRLVSDAIWWLILDPATLKPSRYTSFNSRADKLNDPKSFGYELFRQSRCIIPASAFIEGLGDGKTYHRIALPDSAIAFGGLYKEWLNKETGETVLSASIITLPPPPDEQWLAIHPKSIPLMLASDTPTLDLWLDPKVTETETFSRLLQAGLTDTLLVTPIGKVSRWNPVGPDRLLSIHNTAEKK
- a CDS encoding TetR/AcrR family transcriptional regulator encodes the protein MTDKKDQLAGAVASHLLVHGVTGQGIRALAKAAGTSDRMLIYYFGSKETLLRHSMDLIVQGLSDQLDAELGNQQLPADQLLGALTIKCHQPAWRPVIALWFELVGLAVREVPPFRLITHNIAGVFIKWIEEHLPASQRSEAADLFAHLEGRLMLSLLGVEENHVRTL
- a CDS encoding VOC family protein, whose translation is MKSSAEQTKQQEAPSISRRNLLMTLPFLPFATRAIAQQSGTAAPIPVIGLHNFGLRVSDVQRSLEFYQGLFGCRVMSRVADKIALQVGEGNQYFSLAPTRAGEQPHISHFGLSVVDANRYSLQNRLSEHGITRTVDSMAVTSRPLSRAMRSWLARLPGEGDTMLADNHELFVADRDGVVFQLSAASSCGGGDDACNPEPAPAPGLIQLREINHMTTYVSNFQLSNEFYQNLFGLEVQAYQGTFPLLGLGDGRQFLMFVGGTQPGTPAQAGRIDHASINIEDFTEESVLQRLTDYGLSPRPEGATAEPLQHWVSRRMPDRGGIPGGTPEVYFADPDGIHIQLQHHTYCGGGDEFGGDCSQ
- a CDS encoding serine hydrolase — protein: MACFRKWMAVLLAACWIAPASADFNSLQAELRETLQQAGDQGIRVSVGVSALEGGSAGATLLMGDALSYAPASTIKMLLVASLMQQVDAGLLTLQQTTTVSPADVVGGYGVLQEEAQPQDVTLGRLAELTVTISDNTATNVLVDVVGYPAMAGLAAQLGLELMHFGRKMFEAPEPPAKDNYINAPDALALLTAIYSGTLLSDDSRDQIMRWLSAQTVRTKIAAGVPDGVKVAHKTGENGPVSHDIGFIMLPDSTLAVAIFTENLKGSDFDASQALLNPLVAEITSTIYRHLGR